The genomic window GCCGGTGGCCATGGACGGAGGCTCGAGCTCATGGTGAACTCGCCGGTCCCGTTCGCGGTGAGGTGCCCGTATACAGGGGCATTGCACCACTTCACGCGGTTCGCGGGCGAGATTTCGTCCGGCCCACCTATGTTCGGTCCGTCCGCGTCGACCGGTCGCCGGTGTGCGATATCGCGGGGCGAAGTCACCCGGTCAGGAGGCTATTTTCTCGGTTTGCTGGATTACTGCCAGCAAACAGTTATCCTAGAGCAACGAGTTCTAGCGTAACCGTTATCGACGGCACACTCAGACGGGTGTTGTTCTGTTGCAACCAGCGGGATGGCTATGACGGTCTTCAAAAATACGCAAGCACGCGACCCCAAGCGGTACCTCTGGGTATTCGGATTGATCGCACCGGGGTGCGCACTACTCCCCTCACAACTGGTGGCTCATACTGGGCTGGAACTGTTTTGGTGGATCGGTCCGATCATCGTGTTCGTGGCCATTCCGCTGCTCGACTGGGCGGTGGGTGACGACGGTAGCAATCCACGTGACGAGGACTACGAGGCATTGTCCAACGATCGTTATTATCGTTGGTGCACATTCCTTTTCCTGCCGATGCAGTTCATCGGTCTGATGATCGCGGGATATCTGTGGTCCAGAACGGAATTGAGCCTCGCGGACAAGCTCGGGCTCGCCGTGACCCTCGGCGTGGTGTCCGGTATCGGCATCAACGCCGCGCACGAGCTCGGTCACCGGGTCGAGCACCTGGAACGGTGGCTGGCGAAAATCGCGCTCGCGCAATCCGGTTACGGCCATTTCTTCGTCGAGCACAACCGCGGCCACCACGTGCGCGTCGCGACGCCGGAGGACCCGGCGAGCGGCCGGTTCGGCGAGACACTGTGGGAGTTCCTGCCGCGCAGCATGCTCGGCGGGTTCCGCTCGGCGCTGGCCTTGGAGCGGGAACGCCTCTCTCGCAAGGGCAAGCGCTGGTTCACCCTGGAGAACCATCTGCTGCAGGCGTGGGCGATGAGCATCGCGCTCTTCGGCTCGATGATCGTGCTCTTCGGCCCGAAGGTCATTCCCTTCCTCGCGCTGCAGGCGCTGATCGGCGCCGGCTTGCTGGAGACGGTGAACTACGTCGAGCACTACGGTCTCCTGCGCGCTCGCCGCCCGAACGGCAACTACGTGCGTTGCTCGCCGCGCGACAGCTGGAACAGCGACCGCCTGGTCACCAATATCTTCCTGTTCCACCTGCAGCGCCATAGCGACCACCACGCGAACCCGGGCCGCCGCTATCAAACCCTGCGCAGTTCGCAACAGGCCCCCCAGCTACCTGCTGGCTACGCCACCATGGTCGTCCTGGCCGCCATCCCCCCACTCTGGCGCGCCGTCATGGACCACCGCGTCATCGCCCACTACAACGGCGACATGACCCTCATCAACCACAAACGCCCGCCCAAACGCACCCCCACCCCGGGCCCCCGCGGCTACGCCACCCGCTGACCGCGGGGCCCGGTCGGGGGCCGTACCGGGCCTCACCCGGGCATGCCGTGCAAACCCGTACCGAGCCCGGGGCTTTCGACCGGCGCATGCGATGAGATGCGGCGCCGAGCCGAAGAACCACCGAGCGGCCCGCGCCGGACGGTGCGGAGCCGAGCGGGTCCGCCGCACCGGGTCGCTGCGGAGCCGGGCGGGCTTCCGGGTCGGACGACGCCGATTCTGAATGGCCGTCGGCGGCGTGCAGTCCGGGTGGTGTCGACCCCAGGAGTCGGCGGGTCTGCCGCTCCCAAGCAGTGCCTAGCCGAGTGGACCTTGGTCGCCGGACGCGGCCGAGCCGAGAGAGCTGGCCGCGCCGACAGTGCCGAGTCGCGCGACATCTTCGAGGCCTGCCCATGTGACATCGCTGAACGTTGACCTTGGCGTGCTGGCTTGATGTGATGCTGTTCGATGGCGGCAGGCGGGGCCTGCCTGGTCGACAGGGGGTGCGACTCGTGACCGAGCGACTGAAGAGGATCGGGATTCTGCTGTTTCCCGGCGTCGAGGAGCTCGACGCGATAGGTCCGTGGGAGATTTTGTCGTGCTGGACCGAGTACTTTCCGGGCGACGGGTACGAGGTCTTCACTTTCACCGATCGCGGCGACTCGGTCGAGTGCGCCAAGGGAATGACCATCATTCCGCATCACAGCCTTGCCGCCGCTCCCGCCCGGGATGTGCTCGTCTATCCCGGAGGGCGCGGCACTCGCCCGATGATGCAGGACTCCGACCATCTGGCTTGGGTGCGAGCACAACGCGCAACTACGCCGCTGATCGCCAGCGTGTGTACCGGTGCCTTGGTGCTCGCCGCCGCCGGGCTGCTCGCCGGTCGGCCGGCGACCACCCATTGGCGTTCAATCGACCGACTTGCTTCGGTGGATCCGACGATCGAGGTCCGTCCCGGCGATCGCTACGTCGACGATGGCGATATCATCACCGCCGCAGGGGTTTCCGCTGGCCTCGATATGTCACTGCGACTCGTCCAGCGGCTGGCCGGGACGGAACGCGCGCGGCAGGTCCGCCGGATCGTTCAATACGATCCAGAACCTCCTGCTGGTACGGAATGGACTTCCACTGCGGTTGGCCCAGGCTCCTTAGCATGACCGATCACCGGCAGGGTGCCTTCGATTGATGCCGGATCGGTTCAGCCGGAGCTGGTTCGAGGGCGTTGGGTCGCCGCCCGCGCAGGCGGTCATGAACTGCTCTGTGACGTGCGCACACTCGGTCGGATTACGCGGCGCTTGGTTAGGACGGGCAGTGTCCTGGTTCGGGGAAGCAAACCGTGTCGGGGCAAATGAAAATCGGATGATCGCGCTGACGGTGGTGCGAGTTGCGCCGAGGCGAGTTGGGTGGGCCTGGGCGGGCTGAGTTGTGTCGACGGTGGTGGACCGAGCCGCGCCGAGCTGTGCTGGGATGGCGCGGGCGAGCAAAGCCGGGCCGGGTGGGGCTTGGGCTCGCTGCGCCGCGCCGGGGCGGGCCCGGGGCAGCCGAGCCGGATTGGCTGAGTTGCGTTGGCCCGGGATGGAGTAGGTCGGAAATCGACGGGAGAGAAATGGTGGTTGTTGGGGTGCTCGGGACCACCATTTGACTACCGTCGAATCCATTTCTCTATCGACGGTAGTCAAATGGTGGTTGGGGGTTCGGGTTCGGTTTCGTGCCGCGGCTTCGGCCGGGGGTGCGACGGTGTGTGCCGTCAGGTGGAGGTGTGGGCCGCGGAGTTTCGGGAACTCGCAGCACCTCGGGCGAAAGTTACGAAACGCGAAGCGGGTTGGTTGGTCGGCGGGGTGGGCGGCCGATGGGGGGCACCAGCACGATCATGCCGATGCAGACGGCGGCGAAGGCGCCGAGGGCGGCGGATAGGGACCCGGTCATGACCGCTACTCCGCAGCCGAGAGCCAGCGCGATGATGCCGCCGAGCACGGCGGTTCCGCGTTCGATGCCGACGATCTGTGCAGGTCGATCGTTCATCGGAGTCATGCCGGTTGTGGTACCCGTCCTGCCTGTGACCAAAACGTGACTGGCGCTTCTAGTTCGGTATCACAAGGGTGGCGACCGGTTAAGCCCGCTGGTGGGTGGGTATCACGAGGACCGTCGCTGTGGAACGAACGGGCGCAACATGTCCGGCGGATCGGCCGGAAGGCGGGAGGTATACCGGTGATCGATCGCCTGGGTGAGGTGATTGCCAAACGAATGGTCGCCGACGGGGATCGGTCGGTCCTGATCGAAGTCGGCAGGCCGCGACCGGCGGCGGGCGCCGGAGGTGACGTGTGCGGCTTCCGAATTCAGGGTTGGGGCGAGTCGAGGGCAACCGGGGTGGATGCGTTGGCGGCGTTGTATCGCGCGCTGGTGGAAATCGGCGCGCAGCTGACGCAAGCGAACGAGGCAGGCGCCCAATTCACCGTCGCGGGACCCGCCGAGCTCGGCTTCCCCGCCCCACCCACCCGCGACGACATCGCGCACGACCCCGGAATGGAATACGAGCTCGGTGATTTGCTCGCGATCCGCACCTTGATCGCCGCCGGCGGCCCGCACACCATCACCATCGGCCGCCCGGTCTCCTCCTCCGACAGCCAGTTCTACGTGTGCCCCTTCCGCATCGACGGCAGCCGCCACGCCGTAGCTTCCGGCCTCGACGAAATCCAGGCGCTGCTCACGGCGATCCGTATGATCGCCGCCTGGCTCGACCTACCCGGCGACTGGCCGATCAGCCGGCTCTTGTAGCGCGCGGATGGCGCGCGGACTCAGCGATTTGCCATCGTCTTTCACATCGAAATCCACGTCGATACGAACGTCTACTCGGCGGTGACGAAACCCTGACCGACCAGCCAGTCGCGAGCGACTTCCGCCGGTTCGCGACCGTCCACGTCGACCTGCCGGTTCAGCTCGGTGATCACCTCGTTGGTGAGCAACGCGGAGATCGGAGTCATGATCTCGGCGATCCGCGGATGCGCTTCGTGGAAGTCGGCGCGCAGCACCAACGCCGCGTTGTACTTCGGAAAGAACGCCCGATCATCTTGCAGGAGAACGAGGTTCAGCGCGGGTATGCGTCCGTCCGTCGCGGCGACCGAGCCGAAGCGGCACTGCCCCGCGTCGGCCGTGGCCTGGTAGACGAGGGCGTCCTGCATGATCTTCTTGCGCACCTTGCCGACATCGATGTCGTATTTGCGCGCCATTCCCGGATAACCGTCCTGCCGGACGTTGAATTCGGTGCCGACGCAGGTGGCGGCCGCGGCGGGATCGGCATCGATCAGCCGCGCGTAGTCCGACAGCGTCCGGACTCCGGTCTGCTCGGCGGTGCGACTGCTCGTCACCAGGGCGTAGGTGTTGTTCATCGGCGCCATCGCCGTCCACACCATCCCGTGTTCCGCGCGGTCGGCGTCGCGGACCGCCTCGAACTGCCCGAGTTCGCTCGGCACCGGGGTCTCGTTACCGAGGTAATTGATCCAACCGGTGCCGGTGTAGTCGTAGGCCACGTCGACTTGGCCGTGCAATTGCGCGTCGCGCAGGCTGTTGGAGCCTTGGATATTGGTCAGGTCGCGCACGTTGGCGCCGGCCGCCGTCATGGCGAATTCGATGAGATAGCCGAGGATGTTCTGCTCGGTGAAGTCCTTGGAGCCGACGGTGATGGTGACCCCGTCGAGTTCCGGCACCGGATGGATGCTGCCGGGCCCGACGCGCAGCGGCACGGCGCCACCCGACTCCAGTCCGCACCCGGCCAGCGTCAGCACCGCCACCGCCAGCACGCTCAGCCACCTCATCGCAGGCCCCTCGGTCCGAGAAAGCGTTCGGCCAACGCGCCGAGCCAGTCGACGAGCAGGGCCAACGCCACGGCGAGCACCGCGCCGACCACCAGGGTGACGTTGTCGCGCAACTTGTACCCGGTGTCGATCAGAATCCCCAACCCGCCCGCGCTGACCAAGAACGACAGCGTGACGGTGCCGACCGCCAACACGAGCGAAGTGCGCAGCCCGGCAAGGATGTACGGCACCGCCAACGGAAACTCGATGCGCCGCAACACCGTCACCGCCGACATCCCCTGACCGCGTCCCGCGTCGACGAGCGTCCGATCCACCTGCTGATAGCCGAGGATCGTGTTGCGCAGCACCGGAAGCAGTGTGTAAAAGGCGATCGGCGCGACCCCGATCCAGAATCCGGTGGTGCGCGTCACCAGATAGCACAGCACGATCAGCCCGATGGCGGGCGCCGCCGCGCCGACGTTGGCGATGCCGACGAAAACCGGTGCGAGAAGGCGATATCCGGGCCGGGTGAGCAGCGTGCCGAGCGGCACCGCTACCACTACCACGATCAGCACCACCGTCGCGGTGAGCAGCACGTGCTGCCAGGTGACGGTGGCGATGTTGCTCGCGTTGATGCTCGCGCGCTGGGTGGCGGTGAGGTCACGGCGGAACGCCCACACCAACACGCCGACGGTGAGCGCCAGGACCAGCACCGGCTGCACGAGCAGGCGCAGCCGCTCGGCTCGGCGTGCGGTGGCGGGGGTGGACGCGGCGGTGCGGGTCGCGGTCACGGCGTCGCCTCGGCCGCCGACCGGTCTCCGCTGTGGCGCGCTCGCAGGGCGGACAGGTGCCCGACCAGCGTGTCGATCGTGATCAGTCCCGCGTACTCGCCGCGCGCATCGGTGACCACGGCGGTCGCGGTCTGTTCGGCGAGCAGGGCCTCCAGCGCCTCCTGCAGGGTCGATCGGAGCGACAGCGCCTGACCGATCGGGCTGCCTGCCTCGCCCAGCGTCCGCGCGTTCGTCAGCTGCTCGGCCGACACCCAGCGCACGGGTCGTCGGCGCCCGTCGAGAATCAGCGCCCACGGCCACTCCCGACCAGCCAGTGCCGCGCGCAATGTCTCGACCGGTTCGTCCGGCCCGGCCGTCGGGCAGTCGCCCAGTTCCACGTCGCCGACCCGGGTCAAGGTCAACTGCTTGAGCGAGGCGTCGGCGCCGACGAATCCCGCCACGGTCTCGTCCGCGGGATCGGCGAGGATCGCGGCAGGGGTGTCGTACTGGAGAATCCGGGACCGGTCGCCGAGCACCGCGATCCGGTCGCCCAGCTTCACCGCCTCGGTGAAATCGTGGGTGACGAAGACGATGGTCTTGCCGAGTTCCGCCTGCAGACGCAGCAATTCGTCCTGCAGCAGCCCGCGGGTGATCGGGTCGACCGCGCCGAACGGTTCGTCCATGAGCAGCACCGGCGGGTCGGCGGCCAGTGCGCGCGCCACCCCGACGCGCTGTTGCTGCCCGCCGGAGAGCTGGCGGGGGTAGCGCCCGCGGAAGGTGTCCGGCTCCAGGCCGACCAGGTCGAGCATCGCGTCGACTCGCGCGGCGATCCGCGCACGGTCCCAGCCGAGCAGCCCGGGCACGGTCGCGATGTTCTTGGCCACGGTCATGTGCGGGAAGAGCCCGGCTTGTTGGATCGAGTACCCGATGCCGCGGCGCAGCTGATCGGGATTCATCTTCGCGGCGTCGCGTCCGCCGATGGTGATGGTGCCGGAGGTCGGTTCGATCAGCCGGTTGATCATCCGCATGGTCGTGGTCTTGCCGCAGCCCGACGGTCCGACGAGGACGACGATCTCACCGGCCGGTATGGTCAGCGAGACCGCGTCTACGGCCGGATCACGTTGTCCCGGATACTGTTTGGTGACCGCGTCGAGCACGATCTGCACGCCGGACACCGCGGTGTCCCCGGTCTCGGTGTCAGTCACGAACCCCCCTCGAGGTGGTCAGTCGTCCCACGAGGACGAAGAGGCCGTCCAGCAGCAGCGCGAGCACGACGATGAGCACCGTGCCGGTCAACGCCTGCGGCACGGCGTTGGGACTGCCGAGCCGGGACAGCCCGGAGAAGATCAGATTGCCGAGCCCGGGCCCTTTGGCGTACGCGGCGAGCGCGAGGATGCCCATGATCAGCTGCGTGCTGACCCGCATTCCGGTCAGGATGGAAGGCCAGGCCAGCGGTAGTTCGATGGCGGCGAGAACGCGCATCCGGTTCATCCCGACACCACGTGCCGCGTCGACCACCGACGGATCCACCGCGGCCAAGCCGACGATGGTGTTGCGGAGGATGGGCAGCAGCGCGTAGAGCACGAGCGCGGTGACCGTCGGACCGACGCCGAGCCCGAGAATCGGGATCAGCAAGCCGAGCAGCGCGAACGAGGGCACCGTGAGGATCGCGCTCGCCGCGGCCGTCGCCGCTGCCGAACCGAACGGGCTGCGGTAGACGAGCACACCGACGATCACGGCGATCAGCGCCGCGATGAGCAGCGACTGAAGCACCGCCGAGACATGCAGATACGAGTCGACAAGCAGCTGGTGTCGCCGATCGACGACGAACGTCCACAGTGCGTCCAGGGCCGAACCTCCCGTGCAGCGTTGTGCCGGAGTCTATCTCGTGGCCGCCCGGTTCCGTCCGCTGTCCGCTCCCGGATCGGTCGAAGACTCGCGTGCCGCCGGAAGGGCGTCGGCGAGAAGAGCGGCGATCTCGTGCACCGCGGGGCCGAAAGCGAGCGCGTTGTTGACGAAACCGTGCATGTAGCCGTCGAATCGGCGCAGTGCGACGGGCACACCGTCGGTCCTCAGTAGGTCCGCGTACGCTTCGCCCTCGTCGCGCAGCGGATCGAAACCCGCCGTGATCACGACGGCGCGGGGAAGTCCGGCCGCGGTTTCGGCGCGCAGGGGTGACACATCCGGTTGGGTGCGGTCGATGTCGGGTGGCAGGAAGCAGCGGTCGAAGAAGTCGATGTCGGTGCGGGTGAGCGCGAAGCCTTCGGCGAATGTCCTGCGGGACTCGGCCTTTCCTGTCAGGTCGGTGGGCGGGTAGATCAGCAGCTGGAGCAGGGGAGCGGGCCCACCGTCACGGCGCGTCCGTTGGCACAGCACCGCCGCCAGATGGCCGCCCGCGCTGTCGCCGCCCACCGCGACGCGTTGCGGTGCGACGCCGAATTCCTCTGCGCGGCCGACGATGTCGCGGAACGCGGCTACCGCGTCGTCGATCGCCGCGGGATAGGGATGTTCGGGCGCCAGCCGGTAATCGACCGCGAGGACTCGTATTCCGGCCGTGTGCGCCAATGTCCGGCACAACGCGTCGTGGGTGTCGAGATCGCCGATGACCCAACCGCCGCCGTGGAAGTAGGCGAGCAGGGCGTCCGCCGCGCCGGGGTCGTACAGCCGCGCCCGCAGCGGTCCCGCGGCGCCCGTGACGGTGCTGTCGTCGACGCGGACGGGCGCCCGCTGCCCCGCACCGATCGCCGCCATCCGCCGCGCTTGGATCCGCAGGGTCGCCGGTTTGGGCTCGGGCCTCGGCAGTGTCCGGGTGATCCGCAGGAGCAGTTGCGCGTCGAGGTCGAGTTCGTTGCCGTCGCGGTGAATCGCCGGACCGGCGAGCGCACGCTTGGTCCGGTGCGGCAATCGGAGCAAGCCGCGGACCGCCGCCGCGGCCATCCGCGTGGTTGGCGGCGCGGCGGGTACCGGGTTGACGGGATCGACCGGCACGGGGATACCTCTTTCGCATGGTTCTGGTCCGGGGCGCCAGGCTCGTCGCGGCGGTCCGGTGCTGGTCGACCCGAGGGTTCAGGACCTGCCTCATCGATGCTGCCACTCGGAACGCGGAACGGTGGCGATTGCCCGTGAATCGCGCCGCGTGCGGCGACCGTCCCGCATCACGCCGGCGTGTTACGCCGCCCGGCCAACACTATCGTTCATCGCGTGTCCTTGGTGACGAATTCTGTAATGGCGTCGTGCATTTGGGTCAGACCGGGTTCTTCGAGCGGGTAGTGACCGGCGTTGTCGAGCACGACGGTGGTGACCGGCACCTTGGTGATCGCGCCGGTCACCGGCTTGCTGAGCTCGAGCGGAGTCCAGTGGTCTTCGGCGGGCTGGGTGTGCAGGACCGGGCACACGTCGAAATCGGCGGGCTCGATATCGGGTGCGTAAGCTCCGAACTCGCTGAAGAACCTGGCCGAGACCCAGCTGCCCGCCGAAGTGTTGTCCCGCAGAAAGACTTTCATCGCGTCCGGGTTGTTGCACAACGCGCTCATCTTCGATGCCGCCGACATCGGGTAGCGGACCCCGCGCAGCGGAGTGCGGGCCAGGAAGTTGAACACCGCGGTGCCGAAGGTGGCGTGGAAGGGGTCGTGGGAGACCGCCCGCCAGACGGTCTTGTCGCGCGGGTCGAGGAAGGTCGTGCCGATGATGCCGCGCAGCGTGCCGCGCGGTGCGTGCGCCGCCACGTGGTAGGTGAGCATGCCGCCCGCGCTGAGGCCGTAGAGCACGATCGGACGGTCGTCGCGGGTGCTTTCGTACGCGAGGAAGTCCGTGGTGAGCTGGATCCAGTCGTGGTAGCCGGGGGCGGTGCCGTCGGCCACCTGGGTCAGGCCGTAGCCGAGGTTGTCGAGAGCGACGGTCTCGAAGCCGCGCTGAGCCAGCGTCGCGCCCGCGACCAGGCTCATCTGCCTGCCGTTGGTGCCGACCCCGTGGTGCAGCACGATCTTGGCGGGAGCGCCGGGGAGGGGATACCGGTCGAGATGCACGTGATGGCCACGCCAGTCCCAGTACTCCTCGGCGGGCTCGGTGTCGCCGGTCAGCCGGAGGCGTTGGGGCAGGAACTGCTGTAGGTCGCGCCACGCCTGTTGATCGCGATACCACCGCGGACGCTCGCTCATGGCCAACTCCTCACTCAGCTATGTTTCGGCTAACCTTCGGGTTGGAGTGTATGCCAGCGTGGATGTTCGTCGGTCGATCTGGATCTTCACGCCGAGGCGGCCGGATCCCAGGTGTACTCGTACTCCGGCAGCTCGAACCCGGCCTCGAACTGTCCGATCCGCGCATCCGTTCGTCGCCCACCGCGCCGCTCGTAGAAGCTGATCGCGGCGGTGTTGTCGCGCAACACCTCCAGATAGACCGGGCGGCCGGGAATTTCG from Nocardia bhagyanarayanae includes these protein-coding regions:
- a CDS encoding alkane 1-monooxygenase; translation: MTVFKNTQARDPKRYLWVFGLIAPGCALLPSQLVAHTGLELFWWIGPIIVFVAIPLLDWAVGDDGSNPRDEDYEALSNDRYYRWCTFLFLPMQFIGLMIAGYLWSRTELSLADKLGLAVTLGVVSGIGINAAHELGHRVEHLERWLAKIALAQSGYGHFFVEHNRGHHVRVATPEDPASGRFGETLWEFLPRSMLGGFRSALALERERLSRKGKRWFTLENHLLQAWAMSIALFGSMIVLFGPKVIPFLALQALIGAGLLETVNYVEHYGLLRARRPNGNYVRCSPRDSWNSDRLVTNIFLFHLQRHSDHHANPGRRYQTLRSSQQAPQLPAGYATMVVLAAIPPLWRAVMDHRVIAHYNGDMTLINHKRPPKRTPTPGPRGYATR
- a CDS encoding DJ-1/PfpI family protein; this translates as MTERLKRIGILLFPGVEELDAIGPWEILSCWTEYFPGDGYEVFTFTDRGDSVECAKGMTIIPHHSLAAAPARDVLVYPGGRGTRPMMQDSDHLAWVRAQRATTPLIASVCTGALVLAAAGLLAGRPATTHWRSIDRLASVDPTIEVRPGDRYVDDGDIITAAGVSAGLDMSLRLVQRLAGTERARQVRRIVQYDPEPPAGTEWTSTAVGPGSLA
- a CDS encoding DUF6968 family protein, coding for MIDRLGEVIAKRMVADGDRSVLIEVGRPRPAAGAGGDVCGFRIQGWGESRATGVDALAALYRALVEIGAQLTQANEAGAQFTVAGPAELGFPAPPTRDDIAHDPGMEYELGDLLAIRTLIAAGGPHTITIGRPVSSSDSQFYVCPFRIDGSRHAVASGLDEIQALLTAIRMIAAWLDLPGDWPISRLL
- a CDS encoding glycine betaine ABC transporter substrate-binding protein, coding for MRWLSVLAVAVLTLAGCGLESGGAVPLRVGPGSIHPVPELDGVTITVGSKDFTEQNILGYLIEFAMTAAGANVRDLTNIQGSNSLRDAQLHGQVDVAYDYTGTGWINYLGNETPVPSELGQFEAVRDADRAEHGMVWTAMAPMNNTYALVTSSRTAEQTGVRTLSDYARLIDADPAAAATCVGTEFNVRQDGYPGMARKYDIDVGKVRKKIMQDALVYQATADAGQCRFGSVAATDGRIPALNLVLLQDDRAFFPKYNAALVLRADFHEAHPRIAEIMTPISALLTNEVITELNRQVDVDGREPAEVARDWLVGQGFVTAE
- a CDS encoding ABC transporter permease, yielding MTATRTAASTPATARRAERLRLLVQPVLVLALTVGVLVWAFRRDLTATQRASINASNIATVTWQHVLLTATVVLIVVVVAVPLGTLLTRPGYRLLAPVFVGIANVGAAAPAIGLIVLCYLVTRTTGFWIGVAPIAFYTLLPVLRNTILGYQQVDRTLVDAGRGQGMSAVTVLRRIEFPLAVPYILAGLRTSLVLAVGTVTLSFLVSAGGLGILIDTGYKLRDNVTLVVGAVLAVALALLVDWLGALAERFLGPRGLR
- a CDS encoding ABC transporter ATP-binding protein: MTDTETGDTAVSGVQIVLDAVTKQYPGQRDPAVDAVSLTIPAGEIVVLVGPSGCGKTTTMRMINRLIEPTSGTITIGGRDAAKMNPDQLRRGIGYSIQQAGLFPHMTVAKNIATVPGLLGWDRARIAARVDAMLDLVGLEPDTFRGRYPRQLSGGQQQRVGVARALAADPPVLLMDEPFGAVDPITRGLLQDELLRLQAELGKTIVFVTHDFTEAVKLGDRIAVLGDRSRILQYDTPAAILADPADETVAGFVGADASLKQLTLTRVGDVELGDCPTAGPDEPVETLRAALAGREWPWALILDGRRRPVRWVSAEQLTNARTLGEAGSPIGQALSLRSTLQEALEALLAEQTATAVVTDARGEYAGLITIDTLVGHLSALRARHSGDRSAAEATP
- a CDS encoding ABC transporter permease, with translation MDALWTFVVDRRHQLLVDSYLHVSAVLQSLLIAALIAVIVGVLVYRSPFGSAAATAAASAILTVPSFALLGLLIPILGLGVGPTVTALVLYALLPILRNTIVGLAAVDPSVVDAARGVGMNRMRVLAAIELPLAWPSILTGMRVSTQLIMGILALAAYAKGPGLGNLIFSGLSRLGSPNAVPQALTGTVLIVVLALLLDGLFVLVGRLTTSRGVRD
- a CDS encoding alpha/beta hydrolase — encoded protein: MPVDPVNPVPAAPPTTRMAAAAVRGLLRLPHRTKRALAGPAIHRDGNELDLDAQLLLRITRTLPRPEPKPATLRIQARRMAAIGAGQRAPVRVDDSTVTGAAGPLRARLYDPGAADALLAYFHGGGWVIGDLDTHDALCRTLAHTAGIRVLAVDYRLAPEHPYPAAIDDAVAAFRDIVGRAEEFGVAPQRVAVGGDSAGGHLAAVLCQRTRRDGGPAPLLQLLIYPPTDLTGKAESRRTFAEGFALTRTDIDFFDRCFLPPDIDRTQPDVSPLRAETAAGLPRAVVITAGFDPLRDEGEAYADLLRTDGVPVALRRFDGYMHGFVNNALAFGPAVHEIAALLADALPAARESSTDPGADSGRNRAATR
- a CDS encoding alpha/beta hydrolase, which codes for MSERPRWYRDQQAWRDLQQFLPQRLRLTGDTEPAEEYWDWRGHHVHLDRYPLPGAPAKIVLHHGVGTNGRQMSLVAGATLAQRGFETVALDNLGYGLTQVADGTAPGYHDWIQLTTDFLAYESTRDDRPIVLYGLSAGGMLTYHVAAHAPRGTLRGIIGTTFLDPRDKTVWRAVSHDPFHATFGTAVFNFLARTPLRGVRYPMSAASKMSALCNNPDAMKVFLRDNTSAGSWVSARFFSEFGAYAPDIEPADFDVCPVLHTQPAEDHWTPLELSKPVTGAITKVPVTTVVLDNAGHYPLEEPGLTQMHDAITEFVTKDTR